The DNA region gtagcaaaaaaaatatatttttttttttacttgattggCTGAATGATCAAATGGTATATCTCAGATGTCCAGAATAATATGCCATccgcaggaaaagcatgctaaacaaatcatcagaaaaatatgttttcgactgctgataaaatattatatatcatCACAAATGGGAGGatttcagctttctaatgactcctcgattgagcttctagtccacacGGAGGCTGAGAaattcaatgaaacaacaagggtGGTGCATGAattgaaaattagactgaatgtctatggacgagcacaacTTTGAGGGCTAAAATTTCAGATCTGTAGATTCTgatggaatgtgacagagagaaaacatattttttaaagtgctttctgccatctagtggaaagaaataagacttttcaaagtgcggtagagtgaacagaaccagaataacatgtttacaaagttaggacaaaatgaaaaaaatgtcaatatactaaattttttatttgtggGTATTTCTGAAAAAATGAGACCAGTTGATGATGGACTTTCACATTTAAGTGATGTTTGATTTGAGTGCTGTCTAACTCTATAAACAGTTGCAATTCATTTGACAGTCCAGCAGTTTCACTCTCCTTACACTTGCTCTCCTGGCATCCTAATGATTAATACAATTAAGTTAGAACAACATAAGAAAATGAATCAAGTTTGAGTTTGACTAACCAAATTAAGTTGGCTTAAAACTACGATAGAACATTGATTTGACCTAATTtaactaaattatgttggctcaaTGAAAATGACTTAAGCTGaatgaacaaaattaaaatacaattatgtaTAGGGGAATGACTTCATTCTACTAAACTACagtattatatttttaaacacaacaaGTGGCAAAAGTtgcatcaaataaaacacacaacacacataatacTACCTCTGATATGTCAGCTAAAGCTCTTTCTCGCACTCATCCGAACTTTCCCTACTTCTAATGCTAAccgaataaaaatatattggatgAATAAGTTTCTCAGATATGATAACAACAGTTTATTCAATATGTTTCCTGAAAGGGCCAGATGATTGAAGTTTTGCTCCATCTAGTGGCTTTTTGTTTTGAATGATACACAGTACAGCATTTGGCTTTATAAGAACCAGAGAATAAAAAACAGAGATATATACAAAAttgcatgcatttatttgatttgCCTTTTCTACATAAAAACTGCAACAGGAGAAAAGAATAGCTTTAACAAACAGCTGTTTGCAGGATTGTGACAGAATTGTAATGGAAGAATGACACATGTTTTACAAACACTTGAGGATGGAGAAACTGCAGGTGGTTCCTCCAGGACAGCTGCAGAGCTTCCCGAATCGAGCGCCTTTCCGGACCGCACACTGCTCACCTGCATCACACTGCAAACAGCACAAACCTTTCAATTCAATCAAGCCTATAAATCCACTATTATATCCACACGCTCAAATTCTTTTAAAGGTTTCGTCACACTTTACTGTACTTTGTTATTACAGTATTTATACAGTAATGTGTCATTGTTTTGTGGATCATCTTGTAATTGAGCCTTTCCTATATGCTGTACTTTttccaattatatatatatatatatatatatataagataaaatattaaactcaTATTTTTAAAGATCGAAATTGAAATCATTTTCTTTTATCACAATGTAACAACGTGAACATACGGGTTGAAAAAAACAATCTGTCGATTTATGAAGAAACATTCCAGGTGTTGTTACTTACATTTTTTCTTACTCTAATTCAAACATTTACAACCAAACATGTTTTCTTGGGAATATTGTTTAAACTGACAATCAATATACAAATTTTTCCTTTGTCCTCTCTATGCAGGGCTCAAGGGAATCAGTGAATCGTTTATGTcaactagttcatttacatgaactgttcaGAAGAACGACTCACTGAAATTAATCAGatttattaatgatttatttgaactactcataatttaaagcagttaaactacagtcaagtagttagctacactttAAGctaagctactaacaaaaagtatctACAGCAGGGCAGTGGTGAAGAGGCGGTCATACTGTGAATATATAAAGCATTGAATAGCTCATATGAGTGTGGTAATATACAGCCTACATAAGAatgaatggttatttgttttatttgtgtactatggAGAAAATACGATTGTCTACACTCTAGTcatttcacaatacacatagtttcaaagcatctttatagaaaatcattCCTTGTTGTTTGAAAGACCCCTGTGAACAAGCTGAAGTGACTAACAAGAAAAAAACTCCTTTTAATGTTAATTACTAGTGAAAAAACCACACAATACATATAGTATAGTGAACGCCGTATCGTACGATACAATACAATCtttttacacccctaatatatatatatatatatatatatatatatatatatatatatatatatactgtatatatgtatgtgaaaacTATTAAACACTTCTTTCAGAAATAACTTGACTTTTTTCCCTGGGTCATAAATCAAGCTTTCCTGTAAATTTTGGGAAACCTGCTGGACTCGCATGATCTAGAGAAAGCACACGTGTCGCTCACATGAAACAGAGGCGATATTATTCATATCACACAGCCTTAAACATAACCTAacgatttttgttattttaatgtttttttgtaaatgaaagGACATGTGgtaaatgtagtttattttaatttaaaaaaaaagtgctttaccGTTCATTTTGTGTCATTATTATATCACATTAGACTGTTATGCATAGTCCATAAGGTTACAATTCGTCTGGCAAATTTTGTCATTCCCGGACACGTTGGCCAGCGCTCTGATCTGCACTGCAGCTATATAAAGCTGAAATATGAaacttttttattgttaaaatactttctcctatccccgcttaatatacagagacaactataagtaagccattcttgGGTTGATTTTCTTGAAAAATggaaacactgtgtctctgtggtgctataaaaattcctCTTTTATTTTGAGCGACCCGtttagacccaccccaacaacattactaaaCCAATGGTGTCAGTTGGGGGAGgaactatctgactgtttgaattGCAAATGAGGGGTGTATCTGGAAAGCTGTTTAgaatataatgattatttttgcagtttctgCAGAAATATTGCTAGTGACACAGAAATTGCATACttaaaaaaattgctttaaataATATATGGTTTTAAATATATGGCAATCGCATAGTTCCTACATTACTATAGTAACTTATTATAGACTTATTTTAGTTTATTGacttaaatgtgtttgtttaagtgCTACATGAGATGGTTTAGGCGAGTGTCTTTGATTACATCGGGTCCATTGCAGCGTTCACAATACAATGTGGCAAATGTAGCGTTTTTTGACGATATAGTGTTGctcattggaaaatgtagctcGCTTCTGGAAAAGCTTACTAGTTAACTACTCCTCAACACTGTTAGTTTATTAGTCTTACTCTAACACATCCCATCACGTTtgatcaaattacaaatgtttaaatatagCTGATAACCCTCATGTAAGCTTATTGCGCAATGGCTAACTTTAACTTTGTATTTCTTTCTGTTATTTTGAAAGTCTGTTATGGGCCTACACTTTTATAGAAAAACCAACAAGTAAATTCAGAATTACAACACAagtatattcattttattaaagctcCAAAGTAACTGTATAACAGGAATGATGCAATTACAAATTAACAAATGATCATTTTATCAGTGATTTAAAGTAGCGGACTTACGGAGGGCACCCAACCAAACTTCTTCTCAACAGTGGGAATTTGCTTGTTTCTCAGTTTTTCAAGCACTTCTTGAAGGGCTTCAAtctgtcaaaatatatttttattgaagaaacattttatatttttaaacattattatttaatttctaaaataaatgGACGGCTCAAAGATTTTGGAGCACACCTTGTTATATAAAATCACAGAAGGTGCTCTTTGGTTGGATTTCAATCAATCATTGAATATAgcttttcaacaacaacaacaaataactaatatttagATTTAAACAATTATTGAAGATAAGTTAAACACAAGACACTGAATGCTTTTATATCTTACCAGGTCTTTCTCCTCTTGAGCCTTCATGTCATCTTCTGGTGAGCGGATCTCTAGAAAATCATCACAACTAACTAGTAACAATAAGACAGAGCAGGTAACAGTTAGTAGAAAGATCCGATCTCTAACCATTGTATCGAGAATCAGGACTGCTTTGAGACGAACTTCTATCGTGACCGACACTTCTCAAGTAACCACATGAGGACCATCTCAACCGGTTATAAGTTCTCTGTGCAATCACAcaaattcattcaaaatatttcaaaGTGAACATGTTGTAGATGACACAGGTCATGACCCCACAGATCCTGCAAAGGCAAGACAAATATGAGCTGTCTGTCACCACAGTTGCTTCGTCCATCAAAGAACGTCATCGTGGTGATTAATACCGGTGACCCTTGAACCTCAAACATCACACCATTCATGTACACCTGACCTCATTTCAGACTATAATTACCTACCAGTTTTATTTCCGGAGACCATCATTTCATTACCGGAACGCcactcttaaaaaaaaaggtAACAATCTATGAAAAAAAATCCACTTTAGGACTAGACGTGAGTAACTCTTGATTGTAAATCAACTGATGAATACAGTAACGTGTCAATGGACTTTTTTCAGTCAACCTCAAGATTTTAGgttcaaatgtaaatgaatgtataAGACAAAGTGTATATGTTAGGCCCTGTATCTGGTCACCATTTTGTataagtttttcataatttttaatcacattttcaaatgaattttccatcaaatattaatattaatacataataaaataacataataataataaataagcatACGAAAAAAGAAGCGAAATGCTGATTAAAATGATACACCAGGTCACACCGCAGGACATGCCAACTTCCCAAAAGTATGTTCTCAGTAGAATGTTAAGAAAATGCAAAACCCCAATCCctaaatattacatttgagtACATACCTCATCATCCTAACATTAAATGAAGCACAgagtcatatctagagaccaAAGGGATTTTGAAAAATGATGTAGATacggttgaaaatgtctgtatttAAGGCATGGTGCCTTGATCC from Xyrauchen texanus isolate HMW12.3.18 chromosome 50, RBS_HiC_50CHRs, whole genome shotgun sequence includes:
- the cart1 gene encoding cocaine- and amphetamine-regulated transcript protein — protein: MVRDRIFLLTVTCSVLLLLVSCDDFLEIRSPEDDMKAQEEKDLIEALQEVLEKLRNKQIPTVEKKFGWVPSCDAGEQCAVRKGARFGKLCSCPGGTTCSFSILKCL